A stretch of Macadamia integrifolia cultivar HAES 741 chromosome 7, SCU_Mint_v3, whole genome shotgun sequence DNA encodes these proteins:
- the LOC122084758 gene encoding uncharacterized protein LOC122084758 has product MGHYARVLVEIDTTETASRIEEVQVERLEPDTTRVFGFRQRVQYEDDISRCGFCKRLGHKVGECRSKRLEDEKQAAMDRSASVPGAVYVEDRVDSVRVASHSGRTPIVETVPHDPLSIIAASPANHAAGKEGHDLNAINEKTSIEEQSPSICVSANQNAEKEGDILIVLDTLATNPAFLGNSNSLNRGDISVRPSNSNLNINVAGSGSDSEAVDSADPSGHESSSDSTENSVENEREEDAPAVRELPPRPTRTGSTSKGRGTLSLLRGVRNVPSTRSSPENGVLPHGSFLSSSRRDGRTASNYQEMEKIDNALYAREKGMVVSSKEVLFWNIRGVKKAAGLRALSYFIRDHSPDVVCVAEPMISESKFPFLFFKKLGFESDFIHNFRMDKVPNIWVIWKQGIPRPSIIAVSDQQLSITVDWLGNCVGLTFVHANCFMVKRRELWSELGLVVNPNLPWSVIGDFNATLLSNEKRGPGRFNAKSAADFQSMVDTCLLIQVPSQGKMFTWTNNRRRGNVATVLDRSFCNSKWLDMFKSTLQRVLLRSSSDHAPILVVSDSIARPGNIPFRFNNFWMEHDLFDNVIQDVWNQEISGNPIFILSQKLKCVKLFIKPWGRKNFPNIDNEVKKASDHLNSVHQEIEAAGISDDLFGREADAKTALLKATQLQDNLWAQKAKLRWMKDGDKNSKFFHLSVKMRRARNQIRTLQNADGEWMNDQQ; this is encoded by the exons ATGGGTCACTATGCTAGAGTACTGGTTGAAATCGATACTACTGAAACTGCATCTCGCATAGAGGAGGTTCAAGTTGAACGTCTCGAACCCGATACAACGAGAGTTTTTGGATTCAGACAACGAGTCCAGTATGAAGATGACATTAGTCGATGTGGCTTCTGTAAGAGGTTGGGACATAAGGTGGGAGAATGTAGATCTAAGAGGCTTGAAGATGAAAAACAAGCTGCTATGGACAGGTCGGCCTCTGTACCAGGTGCAGTCTACGTTGAAGATAGAGTGGACTCGGTCCGAGTTGCGTCTCACTCGGGTAGAACGCCCATTGTGGAAACCGTTCCTCATGATCCTCTTTCCATAATAGCAGCTTCACCTGCCAATCATGCAGCTGGGAAGGAGGGCCACGATTTGAATGCAATCAATGAAAAAACGTCCATTGAGGAACAATCTCCTTCTATTTGTGTTTCAGCCAATCAGAATGctgagaaggagggagatattCTGATTGTCTTGGACACTTTGGCAACCAATCCTGCTTTTTTAGGTAACTCCAACTCACTAAATCGTGGAGATATCTCTGTCCGCCCctctaattcaaatttgaatatcAATGTGGCTGGATCCGGGTCGGACTCTGAGGCAGTGGATAGTGCAGACCCGTCGGGTCATGAGAGTTCATCTGATTCTACAGAGAACTCGGTGgaaaatgagagggaggaggacGCCCCTGCTGTTAGGGAACTTCCACCAAGGCCAACAAGAACGGGTAGCACTTCCAAAGGTCGTGGAACATTGTCTTTGCTGAGGGGAGTTAGAAACGTTCCTTCAACTCGTTCCTCGCCAGAGAATGGGGTCTTGCCGCATGGTAGCTTCCTCAGCTCTTCCAGAAGGGATGGTAGAACGGCTTCAAATTatcaggagatggagaagatagaTAATGCCCTTTATGCTCGAGAAAAGGGAATGGTTGTTTCTTCaaaagaag TCctcttttggaatatcagaggcGTGAAGAAGGCTGCTGGTTTAAGAGCCTTATCATATTTTATTCGAGATCATTCTCCTGACGTTGTTTGCGTAGCAGAGCCAATGATTAGTGAAAGCAAAttcccttttttgttctttaaaaaattgGGGTTTGAGTCTGATTTCATTCACAATTTCCGCATGGACAAGGTCCCTAATATATGGGTAATATGGAAACAAGGAATTCCTCGCCCCTCGATCATTGCGGTGTCTGATCAGCAATTATCAATTACTGTGGATTGGTTAGGGAACTGTGTAGGCCTAACTTTTGTTCACGCTAATTGTTTTATGGTCAAACGGAGAGAGCTTTGGTCGGAGCTAGGTTTGGTGGTGAATCCAAATCTACCCTGGTCGGTGATAGGTGATTTCAATGCTACCCTTCTTTCCAATGAGAAAAGGGGTCCAGGGAGATTTAATGCAAAATCAGCAGCTGATTTCCAATCTATGGTGGATACTTGTCTTTTGATACAAGTACCCTCGCAAGGTAAGATGTTTACCTGGACTAACAATCGCCGGCGAGGTAATGTAGCTACGGTCCTCGACCGAAGTTTCTGCAACAGTAAATGGTTGGATATGTTTAAAAGTACTCTTCAAAGGGTCCTGTTAAGGTCATCCTCTGATCATGCTCCCATTTTAGTTGTGTCAGATTCGATCGCCCGACCAGGTAACATTCCTTttagatttaataatttttggatggagcatgATCTTTTTGATAATGTAATTCAAGATGTGTGGAACCAGGAAATATCtggaaatccaatttttattctttctcagAAACTGAAGTGTGTTAAGCTGTTTATCAAGCCTTggggaagaaaaaattttcccaataTTGATAATGAAGTCAAAAAAGCTTCTGATCACCTAAATTCTGTTCATCAAGAAATTGAGGCTGCAGGGATATCAGATGACCTTTTTGGTCGCGAGGCTGATGCCAAAACAGCGCTGTTGAAAGCTACCCAGCTGCAGGATAATCTATGGGCTCAAAAAGCTAAGCTGAGGTGGATGAAAGATGGGgacaaaaattcaaagttctttcATCTATCAGTGAAAATGCGACGGGCTCGAAATCAAATCCGTACTTTGCAGAATGCTGATGGGGAGTGGATGAATGACCAGCAATAA